One genomic window of Arachis stenosperma cultivar V10309 chromosome 10, arast.V10309.gnm1.PFL2, whole genome shotgun sequence includes the following:
- the LOC130956661 gene encoding uncharacterized mitochondrial protein AtMg00810-like translates to MDVNNAFLNGDLFEEVYMELPLGHKDRNKGLVCKLNRSIYGLRQASRQWFFKFLTALLKNNFKQSRNDYSLFSYGSGTDVVYLLVYVDDIILASASSTMLSNVQKLLQSIFKLKILGDLKYFLGLEIAKSTDGIHLCQRKYTLNLLQDTNFTTCKPTALPMEPNLKLSSTDGTPLSDPSLYRRLVGRLMYLTISRPEITYAVNTLSQFMKSPSSSHMDALHHILRYLKGSPGQGLFFPANSDIRLMAYADSDWAGCPNTRRSVTGYCTFIGNSLISWKSSKQTTISRSSAEAEYRALAAVAAELSWLKRLMFDFNVIIDSAMLFCDSQSAIHIATNPIFHERTKHIEVDCHFIRERVVAGFIKLIHVKSKHQLADIFTKPVSAAQFHSLIAKFGILNIYMPNLRGDIRINS, encoded by the coding sequence ATGGATGTAAATAATGCCTTCTTAAATGGAGACCTCTTCGAAGAGGTGTACATGGAGTTGCCATTAGGACACAAGGACAGAAATAAAGGACTTGTTTGCAAGCTAAATCGTTCTATATATGGGCTACGTCAAGCTTCGCGACAGTGGTTTTTCAAGTTCTTAACTGCCTTGTTGAAGAACAACTTCAAACAGTCAAGAAATGATtactctctcttttcttatgGGTCTGGTACAGATGTGGTTTATCTACTGGTATATGTAGACGACATCATCCTAGCAAGTGCCTCTTCCACTATGCTGTCAAACGTTCAGAAATTGCTTCAATCCATCTTTAAACTCAAGATTCTTGGAGATCTGAAATACTTCCTTGGTCTAGAAATTGCTAAATCCACTGATGGCATCCATCTATGTCAGCGAAAATACACCCTCAACCTACTGCAAGACACTAATTTCACAACTTGTAAGCCAACTGCGCTACCAATGGAACCCAACCTGAAGCTGAGCTCAACAGATGGCACCCCTTTGAGTGATCCATCCTTATATCGAAGACTGGTGGGCAGGCTAATGTACTTAACAATATCCAGACCTGAAATCACTTATGCAGTTAACACCTTGAGTCAATTCATGAAAAGTCCAAGCTCGTCCCACATGGATGCTCTCCACCACATCCTTCGGTACTTGAAGGGAAGTCCAGGACAAGGTTTGTTTTTTCCAGCCAACTCTGACATACGGCTCATGGCATATGCTGATTCAGATTGGGCAGGCTGTCCAAACACCAGACGCAGTGTCACAGGCTACTGCACTTTCATTGGCAACTCTTTAATATCCTGGAAATCAAGCAAACAGACTACAATATCAAGATCCTCAGCTGAAGCAGAGTACAGGGCATTAGCAGCAGTGGCGGCTGAACTTAGTTGGTTAAAAAGATTGATGTTTGATTTTAATGTCATCATTGATTCTGCTATGTTATTTTGTGATTCCCAATCAGCTATACACATAGCTACCAATCCGATTTTTCATGAACGCACAAAGCACATAGAAGTTGATTGCCATTTCATCCGAGAGAGAGTAGTTGCTGGTTTTATCAAATTGATACATGTTAAGTCCAAGCACCAACTAGCCGACATCTTCACCAAACCCGTTTCAGCAGCTCAGTTTCACAGTCTTATAGCCAAGTTTGGCATTTTAAACATCTATATGCCAAACTTGAGGGGGGATATTAGAATTAATAGTTAG